The genomic region gtgcggtggaggagtggagaagcaaatgggcgcttctcctgtgtgccctggccgggaatcgaacccgggtcctccgcatgctggcatacagttcttcatagtattttcttacaatattttgtatttctgttgtgtcagttgttatttctccactctcatttctaattttatttatttgagtcctctctctttttttcttggtgagtctggttaaaggttcatcgatcttgtttaccttttcaaagaaccagctcctggtttcactgattctctgtattgtttctttagcctctatgtcatttatttccactctgatctttattatttccttccttctactacctctgggctttaattgctgttctttttctagttcttttagatgcagtgtcaaggtgtttatttgagctttttctagcttcttaaggtatacctataatgctatgaacttccctctcagcactgcttttgctgtgtcccataaattttgagttgttatatgctcattatcatttgtttctaggaattttttatttcttcttgatctcattgttaacccattcgttctttagtaacatgctatttagtttccaagtgtttgagtattttttagtttttctgttgtggttgatttctagtttcatgccattgtgatcagagaaaatgcttgatatgatttcaatcttcttaaatttgttgagaccgcttttgtgcccttaCTTTGTTTTCAAACGTTGTTTGTCATAAGCTTTCAAATAGTGTATGAAGTCCATATTCTTCATAGATCagagaatttaaatataaaagaatttcaCCTAATAACTTACTCAAAATTACTAGACACACTTTTGAGATACTAACATTCTattaaaattcacccttttaaagtgtacaattcagtagtttttagtatattcacaggttGTGCAATCTTTGccactaattccagaacatttttatcaccctaCTGCTATCTTACACAGAGCACAtctgtttgaaagaaaaaaggcagAGCAAAAAGCAGaccttttggagaaaaaattagCAGGCGATAATGGATTCACCCCTTATATGAATATGAAAGGACAAGAAGATACCTTGGGTAGTGTCATGATAAAGGTAAGAGTGAAATTTGATTcagttttgagaatttttattattgtgtatCACTGCAGGAGATAATTGGCAGTGTTGAGTAGTTTGTTGACCCTCTTGTGGAGGACTCtttcaaatttgtttcttttaagatGTGGATTTTGATATTGGCCAATTCAGTAAACTATGTGggtctaaattttattttattatatattttagagagagaaaaagggagagaaacagtgggagaagagagatgagaggcatcaactcatatttgcttcacttgagttgtttaatcgattgcttctcatacatgacttgacTATAGGGGTGGGGCTcaggctgagcctgtgaccctttgctcaagcttatgtccttgggttcaagccagccaccctgggcttcaagccagcgaccttgggctcaaaccagtgaccttgaaacCATGTCGATAATCCTGCATGCAATTGTAGCAAGCTTGCACTTAAGCCATGAGCTTGTGAtctagcctgtgaccttggggttttgaaccagggccctcagcattCTCAGCCGATGTtcaattcactgcaccaccaccagtcaggttgtggctctaaattttaattttatcactAAGTAATAAAAGAGAAGAGGATCTCAATTATATATTATAGCAAAGGTAGTATAGCATATGTGTTAAGAGCTCAGCCATTGCCAGCTCTGTGCTATTGGGCAGGTTACTAATCtactctttgcctcagtttcattTGTCCAATTTGGCAGGTGTTGGGGATGAGGGGGATTTGGGGTGGCATAATTCCAATCCGAGAgtggttgtaaggattaaatgggtTAATACATGGTAAATGCTTGGTACAGTTATGTGTTAGCTCAATGAATGCTAGCTTAAAAACAGTGGTGAAGATAATGTTTCCATCATGAGCAAACAGTTCAGTCAGTGCAGTAAGATTGTCAAATCAGTTCTTTATTTGAATTTACTGATCAAGTATATCAAAAGATTGAACCAGCAGGTGTAAGTGGTATCTCCCTATTGTATTCAAATCACTTTGATTAAATTTTATGACTCTTCACCCTACAATTCAAAGGAAGATAGGAATTGCTTAAATTCAATGTGTTAGTAAAACCTGGTACAAAGTAGTCTGCTCATTGTAGCATTCCAAATTTTTcccctctgttctttctcttacatttattatacaattttattacttagtactaactaaaatatcttatttatattttaaacctttctatttttttgaCACCAGCATCTATCTATTCAGTAACTTGATGTCTCTACAATATCAGCATAGTAGAACTTGCATAGTATTCAAGTGAAATAGTGATCATGGACCATCAGAAAGCCTtatctgtttgttgttttttcctttacagaGAACTGAAGACTTTCAGCAGGAAATTCAGATGCTCATTCAGCAACAGGATCAGTTGCATCATCATCATGAAGAACCAtcccaaaatgaagaaaaatgtagGGAACAAAAAAGGTCCTTGAAATGGCTGGAAGAAAAATGtgctattagtgacttttttcaAGGGAGATTAGATTTGGGCAAGAATAAGGTAAGAATTTCACAAGTATAAGGCGTTTCTTTGACAATGAAAACGACCATATTTTGTTATGTTATCTAGTGTTTAAAGCTGTTAATActtacttctttcatttagctACATTATTAGCCTCTTAGTTGAAATTTTTGATAACTTGATTTCTAGGGACTCTATAATCAATCGTGTCATTTATTCAATTATTCTTTTTTGACATatgcattacttttatttttcatattatgaATAGTGTTGTAAATAATATCTTGATGCATGGATCTTTATCTAAATATTGGGTTATTTCCTTATAATACATTCCTAGAAAAAGTTGAGTTAATCTATGCTATCTCCTGGTGTTAATAAAATTGTTACTTTACTGTATCCTTGTTTGCACTGAGCCATCACATTTATCATCATATTTTACTTTCTGGATTATTTTAGTAATACATATTTATGGTGAATAAATACTTTACTTATGTAAGTACTATTAAGTCTGCAATTTATCAGTCTAGTGTAGATCTGATATGCTAGTGTAGAACATCATAAAACACAACTTCTTTATTTCAAtactgttgattttttcaaaggaaAACTTGAAGACTAAGAGTCCCCAGATAGATGAAAACAGCAAGAAGTTTAAACAGCTAGAGAAAGACAACAACAAGCAACAAACATTATTGAATACTAAGCAGAATTTGATGATTATGACAACTCGAAGATTAGAGGGAGAAATTCAGAAACTTCAGAAACAGCTCAGTTATttgaaattgtcaaataaaaacatgaaaacccAACTGACAAGAGTAAATGCCCTTAAAGTAAGTAGAGAAAGTGAGGATTTCAAAAATTCATTTAAGCTTTGTTACTACTGTAGTTTAGCTGCATGTTTCTCATTGAacgttagaaaattaaaattaaaattattagacTTACATACtaagaatatacagtgtgtccataaagtcatggtgcacttttgaccggtcacaggaaagcaacaaaagacgatagaaatgtgaaatctgcaccaaataaaaggaaaaccctcccagtttctgtaggatgatgtggcagcaagtgcgcatgcgcagatgatgacgtaacactgtgtatccagtggagcagcccatggccatgccagttcagatgtggatggtacagaggaaagttcagtgtgttctgtggcttgctaaattcgaatccatgaccaaagtgcaacgtgaatatcggcgcgtttataacaaagcaccaccacataggaataacattactcggtgggataagcagttgaaggaaaccggcagtttggtggagaaaccccattctggtaggccatcagtcagtgacgagtctgtagaggctatacgggatagctacctaaggagccctaaaatatctgtgcatgagcccacatcgaactgcactgaataggtatgaaactgggagagttttcattttatttggtgcagatttcacatttctatcatcttttgttgctttcctgtgaccggtcaaaagtgcaatatgactttatggacacactgtataatatcaaagaaaatataataataaaatttgatgCCTGCTAATCTACCACTAATCCTAAAAAGAGACTATTATCAATCCCATGGAAGCCTCCATGGGTTCCCCTCCCTACTTCTCAAAGGTAACTTCTAGAtcctttgctttctgttttagtcTTACTTTTGTCTTTCTGACGGGGGTAATAGTGAAATGTTTTAGTCATTTGGGGGGCTCCTCTTAGGACCTTCTCCATTTCAGTCTTCAGTTGTAGTATttcaaacatacatttttttgtcTTAAGGCACAGGTGTACTAAATACTTATtgatcaacattttttttaagtgagaggaagggagatagacagattccagcatgtgccctgaccaggatccaatcagcaacccctgtctggggtcggTGCTTGAgtctcaagctatttttagcacctgaggctgacatgctcaacCAACTGTGCTATCCTCAGTGTCGGGAGGCCCATGCTctgtggagccactggctgcagaggggaaaagggagagtagggggaggagtaaggggagagaagcagatggttgcttcttcattatgccctgaccagcaatcgaacctgggatgtacatatgccaggccaacactctatccattgagccaccagccagggccttgatcaACATTTTTAATCAGCAATATTTCTCTTACTACAGAGCcacttattttctctatttttatatttaattagcaTAGACTGTAAGACTTTTGAGGACGTGAAACACTTGTTAAACCTCTTTATACCCCAAGTGCCCATTTTATAAAAGTGTTCAGTAAATGTGGTTATTGATGAAGATGATAATGGAGAAATGTCCtcttaattcataaattttagaattttctttcttttctatgtatctacctcttaaaaataaatagacgCATGAGTTATCATTCATCATGCCTACTATTTAAAAGAGATCTAATCATAGTTGTCTCCCTTTCCCAAAAACTTAACCTTATACCCTCACAGGACATAACAATTCAGAAGCTCAAGCTCAGGCAACATTTAATAGAAGTTGAAGCAATGAAAGGGAAGGCAGTTATGAAAACAGGGGACTTGAAAACTACAGTGGACTCGGCCAAGCAAGAGGCAAGGTGGGACAAAGAGGGGGCCCATCAGATATTAGATGCTGTCACTTCTGAGCCCCGCACAGCAAGGAGCACACTTGAAGAACTACCGGGACAACCACAagaggttttgtgttttttttttaattattattatcattactataTGAAGATTCTTTAAGATGAAGTGATAAATAGCCACTTCAACTTAGACTCTACCTAACTTAGACAAAAGGGAATTTATTGGCCTATGGAATCTAAGGAAGTTAAAGAACCAGAGCTCTGGGAGGGCAGAGATGCACCTGAACCCAAGGATCTTCAGCTGGAAACTTATAAGACGTTTCTCACTGTTCCTTCTTGACATCTCTCTGTGTGTCAGCTTGTCTGACTGAAAACCACAAGAGTTTTATAGTTAGAGTTTCTGTGACAAGAGAGAAAATCCCAAGAAAGGCTCTCTATATGTTCACCTTAGATCAAATGTCTGTCCTTGGTAAATTCACACTGGTGCGAGATGGGAtttatcaggggtccccaaactttttacacaggaggccagttcaccgtccctcagaccgttggagggccggactataaaaaaaactatgaacaaatccctatgcacactgcacatatcttattttaaagtaaaacaggaagaaatacaatatttaaaataacaagtaaatttaaatcaacaaactgaccagtatttcttttttttttttttttttttttcatttttctgaagctggaaacggagagacagtcagacagactcccgcatgcgcctgaccgggatccacccggcacgcccaccaggggcggtgctctgccccccagggggcgatgctctgcccatcctgggcgtcgccatattgcgaccagagccactctagcgcctgaggcagaggccacagagccatgcccagcgcccgggccatctttgctccaatggagccttggctgcgggaggggaagagagagacagagaggaaagcgcggccgaggggtggagaagcaaatgggcgcttctcctatgtgccctggctgggaatcgaacccgggtcctccgcacgctaggcctatgctctaccactgagccaactggccagggcctgaccagtatttcaatgagaactatgctcctccactgaccacctatgaaagatgtgctccttccagaagtgcggcgggggccagataaatggcctcagggggccgcatgtgacccacgagccgtagtttggggacctccgGGATATATGATTATCTTAGCTGAGGTCTGTGTATGCATCCTCTGACTAAACAAAGACAAGAAGGGTGGGGATTTGAGAAAATGGAAGTTCAGGGGAAACCTTATGTTTGGGGCTGGTTCACTTTCTAGGACAAGGGTGTAGtgcttctaaacttttttttttttctttttctgaagccggaaacggggagagacagtcagacagactcccgcatgcgcccgaccgggatccacccggcacgcccaccaggggcgacgctctgcccaccagggggcgatgctctgcccctccggggcatcgctccgttgcgaccagagccactctagcgcctggggcagagaccaaggagccatccccagcgcccgggccatctttgctccagtggagccttggctgcgggaggggaagagagagacagagaggaaggagagggggaggggtgaagaagcagatgggcgcttctcctgtgtgccctggccgggaattgaacccgggacttctgcacaccaggccgacactctaccactgagccaaccggccagggccagtgcttcTAAACTTGCTtagatttttcttatatttatacaGCAGCtatttaaagagaatttttttttttttttttttttttagtaagagacagaaagacaagaagggagagagacaagaagcatcaacttgttgcagcactgtACTTGctgtacttgttcattgactgctttctcatacatgtcttgactggggggctccatctgagccaatgaccccttgctcaacctggAGACCTttcattcaaaccagtgaccttgggcttcaagccagcaaccatggggtcatgtctgtgaccccacactcaaaatGGCGACCCCACGCTAAGCtggatgatcccgcgctcaagctggcgaccttggggttttgaacctggatccttggttttccaggtcgatgctctatccactgtgcctaccgcctagtcaggcttaagAGAATTCTTAAAAGCCTGATAATTTTGGGCTATtgtggggcttgcctggtcaaggcacatatgggagttgattcttcctgccccttcttctttctctctctctctcctctctaaaatgaataaagtctttaaaaaatatgtaacttTAACCAATTATCTTagtcttaaaaaaatcaagtcatgatattttctttttctctttttaactgcATAATttacattcttgtttttattctctgCCGTGTCCCTTATTATATTTTCAGTAAGGTCTTTTCTCCTTTTGGGCACTcttgtttattcttcatttctgagaagattttattttattcttgcatGAGTTCAATCATTATGATATTTTCCTTATGCAtgaggcatctttttttttttttttgtatttttctgaagctggaaacggggagagacagtcagacagactcctgcatgcacccaaccgggatccacccggcacgcccaccaggggcgatgctctgcccaccagggggcgatgctctgcccctccggggcgtcactttgccgcaaccagagccactctagcgcctggggcagaggccaaggagccatccccagtgcccgggccatctttgctccaatggagcctcgctgcgggaggggaagagagagacagagaggaaggaggggggggtggagaagcaaatgggcgcttctcctatgtgccctggccgggaatcgaacccaggtcccctgcatgccaggccgacgctctaccgctgagccaaccggccagggcgcatgagGCATCTTAAACATCTTTTTTTGGGTCCATCTCTATGATGAAATATTAATTGAG from Saccopteryx leptura isolate mSacLep1 chromosome 6, mSacLep1_pri_phased_curated, whole genome shotgun sequence harbors:
- the LOC136377035 gene encoding coiled-coil domain-containing protein 170-like, producing the protein MNMKGQEDTLGSVMIKRTEDFQQEIQMLIQQQDQLHHHHEEPSQNEEKCREQKRSLKWLEEKCAISDFFQGRLDLGKNKENLKTKSPQIDENSKKFKQLEKDNNKQQTLLNTKQNLMIMTTRRLEGEIQKLQKQLSYLKLSNKNMKTQLTRVNALKDITIQKLKLRQHLIEVEAMKGKAVMKTGDLKTTVDSAKQEHVDFRETIMKMLGFNMKAADKEMITHLKLIIRAYDTSNKSKIDSDCENGQNKA